The following proteins are co-located in the Festucalex cinctus isolate MCC-2025b chromosome 15, RoL_Fcin_1.0, whole genome shotgun sequence genome:
- the LOC144002425 gene encoding leucine-rich repeat transmembrane neuronal protein 4-like: MGSMLNDGRVTHLLFPLLLLLRVPLLFSFGERTCPNSCRCEGKTVNCDSSGFLDVPENISVGCQGLSMRYNELHTMLPYQFAHLGQLLWIYLDHNQISAVDSRAFQGVRRLKELIMSSNKITSLHNSTFHGIPNLRSLDLSYNKLEILQPGQFHGLRKLQNLHLRSNGLSNIPIRAFLECRSLEFLDLGYNRIKALTRTTFLGLQKLMELHLEHNQFTRINFFLFPRLANLRSLYLQWNRIKVVNQGLPWTWYTLQKLDLSGNEIQTLDPAVFHCLPNLQVLNLESNKLSNVSQEAVTAWISLTSISLAGNIWDCATGICPLVAWLRNFRGTKDTTMICSSPKYLQGEKIMEATRNHGICEETDYVLTETPSPMSELFSEATNEPTFAPTSGSPVMPPTFGPHPPFRPQPLPRPTFPGHMSKDPRDSVARSRPTHILPPEMEHMTLHKVVVGSVALFFSMSLILTIIYVLWRRYPGATRLLHQRSMVGRKCRKKSPEPEQDLSTQLQEYYMSYNPAATPEALDVLGNGTGSCTCTMSSSRECENEYTCRRPLPGAWLGELPTIH, encoded by the coding sequence GTTCCATGCTGAATGATGGACGAGTGACACACCTCCTCTTtccgctcctcctccttttgaGAGTTCCCTTATTATTCAGCTTCGGTGAGCGGACGTGCCCAAATAGCTGTCGATGTGAGGGAAAAACTGTCAATTGTGATTCGTCTGGCTTCTTGGATGTCCCTGAAAACATTTCAGTCGGGTGCCAAGGCCTCTCCATGCGCTACAATGAACTGCACACAATGCTACCATATCAGTTCGCTCACCTGGGTCAGCTTCTCTGGATATATTTGGAtcacaatcagatttcagcgGTCGACAGTCGGGCATTCCAGGGAGTCCGTCGACTTAAAGAGCTTATAATGAGCTCGAACAAGATCACTTCTCTGCACAATTCAACTTTCCATGGAATTCCCAATCTTCGTAGTTTAGACCTGTCATACAACAAGTTGGAAATCCTGCAGCCGGGACAATTCCATGGTTTGCGAAAGTTGCAAAATCTACACCTCCGATCCAACGGTCTCTCGAACATTCCCATACGAGCGTTCCTCGAGTGTCGAAGTTTGGAGTTTCTGGATTTGGGCTACAATCGAATCAAGGCTCTCACCCGCACAACCTTTTTAGGGTTACAGAAACTGATGGAGTTGCATCTTGAACACAACCAGTTCACCCGGATAAACTTTTTCCTCTTTCCTCGACTTGCCAATCTGAGATCACTCTATCTGCAGTGGAACCGCATCAAGGTCGTCAATCAGGGACTTCCCTGGACATGGTACACCCTGCAGAAACTTGacctgtctggaaatgaaatacAGACCCTGGATCCAGCCGTGTTCCACTGCTTGCCCAACCTTCAAGTTCTCAACCTGGAATCCAACAAACTGTCCAACGTATCACAGGAGGCGGTGACGGCGTGGATCTCACTGACTTCGATCAGCCTTGCTGGCAACATATGGGATTGCGCCACTGGCATATGTCCACTCGTGGCTTGGTTGAGAAATTTCCGTGGCACCAAAGACACCACGATGATATGCAGCAGCCCAAAGTATCTCCAAGGAGAAAAGATTATGGAAGCCACAAGGAACCATGGCATTTGTGAGGAAACTGATTACGTTCTGACTGAGACGCCCTCACCAATGTCAGAGCTTTTTTCCGAAGCCACCAATGAGCCAACATTTGCACCCACAAGTGGCTCTCCAGTCATGCCACCAACCTTTGGTCCACACCCACCTTTTAGACCTCAACCTCTTCCTCGTCCTACATTCCCAGGGCATATGAGCAAAGATCCGAGAGACTCGGTGGCACGTAGTCGGCCGACTCACATATTACCCCCAGAGATGGAACATATGACTCTACATAAAGTCGTAGTGGGCAGTGTGGCGCTCTTCTTCAGCATGTCTCTAATTTTGACCATCATCTACGTATTGTGGCGGCGCTACCCGGGTGCCACCAGATTGCTCCACCAGCGATCCATGGTGGGGAGAAAGTGTCGCAAAAAGAGTCCCGAGCCGGAGCAGGACCTAAGCACCCAGCTGCAAGAGTATTACATGAGCTACAACCCTGCTGCCACTCCGGAGGCATTGGACGTGCTTGGCAACGGCACTGGCTCCTGCACTTGCACAATGTCTAGCTCCAGGGAATGTGAG